In a genomic window of Gammaproteobacteria bacterium:
- a CDS encoding DUF4212 domain-containing protein: MQTQDNGDKNAAAVAYWKANIRIVLGLLAIWFVVSYGFGILLADWLNQFQFFGFKLGFFFAQQGSIYVFVLLIFYYVWRMNRLDREFDVHED; this comes from the coding sequence ATGCAAACGCAAGACAATGGCGACAAGAACGCCGCTGCGGTGGCGTACTGGAAGGCGAACATCCGCATCGTGCTCGGACTGCTCGCAATCTGGTTCGTGGTGTCCTACGGCTTCGGCATTCTGCTGGCCGACTGGCTCAATCAATTCCAGTTCTTCGGCTTCAAGCTCGGCTTCTTCTTCGCGCAGCAGGGATCGATCTACGTGTTCGTCCTGCTGATCTTCTATTACGTCTGGCGCATGAACCGGCTGGACCGCGAATTCGACGTCCACGAGGACTGA